The window CCCAGATAGACGGCAAGGACGTCCTTACCGCTTTGCCCACCGCAAGGGCAATAAGTAAGGGAAGGTATGAAAAAGAGCTGGAGAGCTGGCAGGGACGTCTTAATACCCTTACGCGTCATCCCGGATTCAGAAAGTTTTCTGTCGTTCTGGTTTTTGAGGGTCAGGACGCGGCAGGGAAGGGCGGCGCTATCCGGCGGGTAATGGGGGCGCTCGACGCCCGCATCTATCAGGGAATTCCCGTTGCCGCTCCCACCGAAGAGGAAAGGGCCCAGCCCTATCTCTGGCGTTTCTGGAGGCATATTCCTCGTCTCGGACACTTTGCGATCTTCGATCGCTCCTGGTATGGCCGGGTGCTGGTTGAAAGGGTGGAAGGGTTCTGCTCTGAAAGCGATTGGGCGCGCGCCTATTCCGAAATAAATGATTTTGAGCTGCAACTCGTCCGTAACAAGGCGATTCTCGTTAAGTTCTGGTTGCAGATAAACAAGGATGAACAACTAAGAAGATTCAAGGAACGGGAAAAGACTTCGTTCAAGCGCTTCAAAATTACCGAGGAAGACTGGCGAAACAGGGAAAAATGGGATCTGTACCACACGGCGGTCTGCGACATGGTTGACAGAACATCGACGGAGATCGCCCCGTGGCGAATAGTGGTTGCCGACAACAAGTATGCCGCGCGCATCGATATTTTGAAAACGGTTGTCAAGAATATTGAAGCGGTTTTATAAGTCTTTTGTTTAAGTCCCGTTACGCTTCCGGAGGTTTTTCTGCTCCCAGCGCTTTGGTCAGTTTCAGAACGGTCGCCGGGCGGTCGAATTGTTTCCAGATTTCCATAAACTCGGATTGTTTGGCACGGGCGATCTCCTGCTGGAGCTGATGTATCTCTCCGAGGATAAATATTAGCCGCGGCTCCATCACGCTTCCCCTCCATTTTTTCAGAAGGCCAGAGATCAGTTCCTTAGTAAAAACGGTATCCTGAAGTTCTCCCAGACAATCCTGTATTTTTACCGCATCCGTGATAAAAGAAGCAAGGGCGCCGTCAAAAGCTGGGTTGAAGAATTCGGATGTGTAACGCAGTTTCTTGAATTGAATACGTAACTTATGAAAATATCTCATTCGTGGCTTTAACAATAGACGGTTACCCCGGGAAATAACCTTGTTGAAAAGCCCGAAAATGACCGAAGGGGCAATTTCCCCCACCTTCGCAAGAGCTAAGGGGGCAAGCGGGTGAATAGCCGGCTGTCTTGTTATGAATGTTGACATCCTGAGCGAAAAAATGCGCCAACGGGTTGTCGATAGTCCATCCCTGAGCTCGGCCAGGAGGGTGGATCGTTCCTGCTGAATCTGCCGGATAAGGATTTCCAGAACCCTTTGCGGAGCGAGCGTAATCTCGTTTTTGAACTTGTTCAAGTTAAGCGAAAAAACGTCGAGATCACGAACCGCGCCAAAAAGCGAGCCGAGCCAGAGGAGTTCACCGGAAAAATATTCCGCGCTTCTTTGGGGAACAGCGTCCGCGAAGAGTCGCAGCAGTGATCTCATCCGGCGTGTCGCCACACGCGCCTGGTGGACAAACTCGGTGTCGATGTCCGCCAGTGTTCCGGGGATGTTTTCCTGAAGCCGGCCAAGCTGGAACGAAAGGATCTTTTTTACGGCAAGATCGAGGCGGTCATCGGTGTTCACGGTTAGCTCGGCGGGAGGATTCTTGGCCGGGAAACTGATGCCGAGACGTTCGATTGCCGTCTCTAAAATTGACTGCGGGCAGGGGGAAAGGACGAATTTTTCAGTGATGTTTTTCGTCATTGCCTCCAATGTCGCCGCTGTTCCCTTTGCAAAGTCGAGTGCAATTTCGCAGAGGCGACCGGAAGCTGGTTTCTGG is drawn from Syntrophobacterales bacterium and contains these coding sequences:
- a CDS encoding CHAD domain-containing protein yields the protein MKAKTLKKDEYRFLLPNSGMEQAILASLGALGCEIQTQRTITQEDLYLDTFDWRLFRHGLSLRFCRTAGKAHYTLKILGPIKGDSAERSEIECAAGEKTGAPWDIKETDINGKIAEIIYPRRLLGHIAVRARRRTFKVVHPDGTVVEIAFVSSAFRAEGFQKPASGRLCEIALDFAKGTAATLEAMTKNITEKFVLSPCPQSILETAIERLGISFPAKNPPAELTVNTDDRLDLAVKKILSFQLGRLQENIPGTLADIDTEFVHQARVATRRMRSLLRLFADAVPQRSAEYFSGELLWLGSLFGAVRDLDVFSLNLNKFKNEITLAPQRVLEILIRQIQQERSTLLAELRDGLSTTRWRIFSLRMSTFITRQPAIHPLAPLALAKVGEIAPSVIFGLFNKVISRGNRLLLKPRMRYFHKLRIQFKKLRYTSEFFNPAFDGALASFITDAVKIQDCLGELQDTVFTKELISGLLKKWRGSVMEPRLIFILGEIHQLQQEIARAKQSEFMEIWKQFDRPATVLKLTKALGAEKPPEA